From Daucus carota subsp. sativus chromosome 6, DH1 v3.0, whole genome shotgun sequence, the proteins below share one genomic window:
- the LOC135146963 gene encoding uncharacterized protein LOC135146963: protein MNATVHGVPVPPGCMRVSVDGIIEPNAMVPIPVPGEIEKVCEAVGSQLAWPEELIIFGRASPKKKKNEEGKPKTLDSELKKLQQSFHKVKLRKKVPSKYKVLYKHASTFMKATGASVQIPCDADVFGAVKTIFVLQENLISLLEFDMIGQSVVAAYMAYLHHLCYKDRKKDDALLFGFLDLASTYTLNKEFQNAVVKRLMDNYYRLYLMPHNQMAHWILVVIWDGDLYILNPLPHNTRFPDLERGLIDALASYHAQSGRAKRTPKVVYLMGSPKQPGGTECGYTVPRYMRDIVMDKEMSFMTKWAVRSRNCYTEEELDEVRMEALEFIEDKM from the exons ATGAATGCAACAGTGCATGGAGTGCCTGTGCCTCCTGGATGCATGCGTGTGTCTGTTGACGGAATCATTGAGCCAAATGCAATGGTTCCTATACCAGTTCCTGGTGAAATAGAGAAAGTTTGTGAAGCGGTTGGATCTCAACTTGCTTGGCCTGAGGAGTTGATTATCTTTGGAAGAGCCTCTCCGAAG aaaaagaaaaatgaagagGGAAAACCAAAGACACTTGATAGTGAGCTGAAGAAACTACAACAATCATTTCATAAAGTGAAGTTAAGAAAAAAAGTGCCGAGCAAATATAAAGTTCTGTACAAACATGCGTCCACATTTATGAAAGCGACCGGGGCTTCTGTACAAATTCCATGTGACGCTGATGTATTTGGAGCTGTGAAAACAATATTTGTTTTGCAAGAGAATTTGATCTCGTTGTTGGAGTTTGACATGATCGGACAATCTGTGGTTGCTGCGTATATGGC GTACTTGCATCATTTATGTTATAAGGACCGGAAGAAGGATGACGCGCTCTTGTTTGGCTTTTTGGATCTTGCATCCACATATACCCTCAATAAAGAATTTCAAAATGCTGTGGTCAAACGGTTGATGGATAATTATTATCGACTATATCTCATGCCACATAATCAAAT gGCCCATTGGATTTTGGTTGTAATTTGGGATGGCGATCTCTATATTCTGAATCCTTTGCCACACAACACCCGTTTTCCAGATTTGGAACGAGGACTAATAGA TGCATTGGCAAGTTACCATGCTCAAAGTGGAAGGGCAAAGAGAACTCCCAAAGTAGTCTATCTTATG GGATCGCCTAAGCAACCAGGGGGAACTGAATGTGGGTATACGGTCCCTAGATATATGAGAGACATTGTTATGGACAAAGAAATGTCTTTCATGACCAAG TGGGCAGTCAGGTCTCGAAACTGTTACACAGAGGAGGAGCTGGATGAGGTCCGTATGGAGGCTCTCGAATTTATTGAGGACAAGATGTAG
- the LOC135147199 gene encoding uncharacterized protein LOC135147199, translated as MAKKKANNKKGKQPMEPAGSGELVHKEPAKSGEAVHKEPAKSGEAVHDDQPGEHEATVTSTESAKKRLGAARGVSALHKVLVKKAQGKKIKIRYNELGEPVGDTRATLQSYIGMVARNMIPIDIPSWPEVDTELKEKLWLDVQDTFEVVPELEDKVLKSAGCKWRQFKTTLTTKYVVPYIGQKNKLMKPPRKYAFVGKEAWRKFVKPRIDKSWMKKHTDQSERVKKRKYHHRLSRKGYVGLQEEEIKEGNLERGEIPDRAVLWKKARKVQEDVEISDKDLAKVVGKIDDLIKKKEIGEFQPSGSKDVLTLALETPEHSGRVRGVGGFVTPKLFFNLPRQKRNRVSKADLSDELERQRKEIAELKAMIHASNIGSPISSKSSCQPVVEEEKQVAEPTKKPDAAKELGLNDDDDFVAIIDPPPPAKKLV; from the exons atggcTAAGAAGAAAGCAAACAACAAAAAAGGAAAGCAGCCTATGGAGCCTGCAGGGTCAGGGGAGCTAGTGCATAAAGAGCCTGCTAAGTCAGGGGAGGCAGTGCATAAAGAGCCTGCTAAGTCAGGGGAGGCAGTGCATGATGATCAGCCTGGAGAGCATGAAGCAACAGTTACAAGCACCGAATCAGCAAAAAAAAGACTTGGAGCAGCAAGAGGTGTTTCGGCTCTACATAAAGTACTCGTGAAGAAGGCACAGGGTAAGAAGATTAAAATTAGATATAATGAACTTGGAGAGCCTGTTGGAGATACAAGAGCCACTTTACAGTCCTACATAGGGATGGTGGCAAGGAATATGATTCCAATCGACATTCCTAGCTGGCCAGAAGTCGATACggaattaaaagaaaaactatGGCTCGATGTACAG GATACCTTCGAAGTTGTTCCAGAACTTGAGGATAAGGTGCTAAAATCTGCAGGTTGTAAGTGGAGACAGTTCAAAACCACTTTAACAACCAAATATGTTGTTCCATATATTGGTCAAAAGAATAAATTGATGAAGCCTCCAAGGAAGTATGCTTTTGTAGGCAAAGAAGCTTGGAGAAAATTTGTGAAACCTAGGATTGATAAGAGCTGGATG AAAAAACATACGGATCAGAGCGAGAGGGTGAAGAAGCGGAAATATCATCATCGTCTTTCAAGGAAGGGATACGTTGGGTTGCAGGAAGAAGAG ATAAAGGAAGGAAATTTAGAGCGGGGAGAGATACCTGATCGCGCGGTGTTGTGGAAGAAGGCTCGTAAAGTGCAGGAGGATGTTGAGATAAGTGACAAAGACCTAGCCAAAGTAGTTGGCAAAATT GATGATTTAATAAAGAAGAAGGAAATAGGTGAATTTCAACCCTCTGGGAGTAAAGATGTGTTGACTTTGGCACTCGAAACTCCTGAGCATTCAGGTAGGGTAAGAGGAGTTGGGGGATTTGTCACTCCAAAATTGTTCTTTAATTTGCCGAGACAGAAAAGGAATAGGGTCTCGAAGGCAGACTTGTCTGATGAGTTAGAGAGACAGAGGAAGGAGATTGCTGAACTAAAAGCAATGATACATGCATCCAATATTGGTTCCCCAATTTCATCTAAATCAAGTTGCCAACCTGTTGTTGAAGAAGAAAAACAGGTTGCAGAACCTACAAAGAAGCCAGATGCTGCAAAAGAATTGGGgcttaatgatgatgatgactttGTTGCTATAATCGATCCTCCTCCCCCAGCTAAAAAATTggtataa
- the LOC108225868 gene encoding uncharacterized protein LOC108225868, giving the protein MEQHIDKNWILKDRDTLDYEIGVEKFLMYAEEHCENPKSIPCPCARCVNFKKFSVKIVRGHIYENGFSHGYVEWIWHGENSSRTSRPSSKCPSTDPEFKATCETLGVCEAAYKSGDYDNDSEDFRMFVADAEKPLFEGSESTKLETILKLQNWKSRFGISDSAFTDLLSSIGSFLPQDHVLPVNTYEAKKSLSDLGLEYIKIHSCPNDCVLYRGINADASRCPKCKLSRWKVGKDGKCRVNIPAKVMWYFPIIPRFKRMFKSQSTAEQMTWHANQRTKDGKMRHPADSPSWTNIDYRWPEFGTEARNIRLALAADGINPHNNGLTNRYTCWPVVLVTYNLPPWLCMKRKFLMLTTLVSGSHEPGNNLDVYLQPMIEDLKKLWEEGEPNVYDAATKSYFTLKAILMWTINDFPAYGNLSGCVNKGYLACPVCADDTVAKYLPHSRKMCYQGHRRYLGLYHPYRRQKAAFNGEQELGTARQPLSGEEVLARQEQITFSFGKELKKFKKVDCPWKKKSIFFELEYWKFHHVRHCLDVMHIEKNVCDNLIGTLLNMRFKSKDSVASRLDMIDMGVRTDLAPQVGEKKTYLPPSAFTLSKA; this is encoded by the coding sequence ATGGAACAACATATAGATAAAAACTGGATTTTGAAAGACAGGGATACATTGGATTATGAAATCGGGGTCGAAAAGTTTTTAATGTATGCAGAGGAACATTGTGAAAACCCAAAGAGTATACCTTGCCCATGTGCACGTTGcgtgaattttaaaaaattctctGTGAAAATAGTTAGGGGTCATATCTATGAAAATGGTTTTAGTCATGGATATGTTGAATGGATTTGGCATGGAGAGAATTCTTCTAGGACTAGCAGGCCATCTAGTAAATGCCCTAGTACTGACCCCGAGTTCAAAGCTACATGTGAAACCTTAGGTGTTTGTGAAGCCGCATATAAGTCAGGGGATTATGATAATGATTCCGAGGATTTCAGGATGTTTGTGGCTGATGCTGAGAAACCATTATTCGAGGGCAGCGAATCAACCAAATTAGAAACAATTTTGAAGTTACAAAATTGGAAATCTAGGTTTGGTATTAGTGATAGTGCCTTCACTGATCTGTTATCTTCAATAGGGTCATTTCTTCCTCAAGATCATGTATTGCCAGTCAATACATATGAAGCAAAAAAATCCTTATCTGATTTAGGGCTCGAGTACATCAAAATTCATTCTTGTCCGAATGATTGTGTGCTATACAGGGGTATAAATGCAGATGCCTCTAGATGCCCAAAATGTAAACTATCTCGTTGGAAGGTGGGGAAAGATGGTAAATGTAGGGTTAATATTCCGGCCAAAGTTATGTGGTATTTCCCAATAATACCTAGATTTAAACGGATGTTTAAATCTCAGTCAACTGCTGAGCAGATGACTTGGCATGCGAACCAACGAACAAAGGATGGCAAGATGCGTCATCCGGCAGATTCTCCTTCATGGACAAATATCGATTATAGGTGGCCAGAATTCGGTACCGAAGCAAGAAACATTCGTTTGGCTTTGGCGGCTGATGGTATAAACCCTCATAACAATGGCCTCACCAATAGGTATACTTGTTGGCCCGTAGTGTTAGTAACTTACAATTTACCTCCTTGGTTATGCATGAAGAGGAAATTTTTGATGTTAACAACTTTGGTTTCTGGTTCGCATGAGCCTGGTAACAACCTTGATGTATATTTACAACCAATGATTGAAGATTTGAAGAAGCTTTGGGAAGAAGGTGAACCAAATGTATATGACGCTGCCACCAAATCTTATTTTACTTTAAAAGCAATTTTAATGTGGACGATAAACGACTTTCCTGCATACGGGAACTTGTCTGGGTGCGTCAACAAGGGTTATTTGGCTTGTCCTGTATGTGCTGATGATACTGTGGCTAAATATTTGCCTCATAGTAGGAAAATGTGCTACCAAGGTCATCGAAGGTATTTGGGTTTGTATCATCCTTATCGAAGGCAAAAGGCTGCTTTCAATGGAGAACAGGAGCTTGGGACAGCACGTCAACCGCTTTCTGGGGAAGAAGTGTTGGCTCGACAAGAACAAATTACATTTTCTTTCGGAAAAGAATTGAAGAAGTTTAAAAAGGTGGACTGTCCATGGAAAAAGAAGTCGATTTTTTTCGAGTTGGAATATTGGAAATTTCACCATGTTCGTCACTGTCTCGATGTTATGCACATTGAGAAAAATGTATGTGACAATCTGATTGGGACATTACTAAATATGCGATTTAAGTCAAAAGACAGCGTCGCGTCCCGTCTTGATATGATTGACATGGGTGTTAGGACTGATCTAGCTCCACAAGTTGGAGAAAAGAAAACTTACCTACCCCCATCTGCTTTTACCCTGTCCAAGGCataa